The following are encoded in a window of Vespula pensylvanica isolate Volc-1 chromosome 2, ASM1446617v1, whole genome shotgun sequence genomic DNA:
- the LOC122637549 gene encoding probable low-specificity L-threonine aldolase 2 isoform X1, whose amino-acid sequence MSDISKGYWFFETSDMEKKYTVVDLRSDTLTKPTKAMRLAMFNAEVGDDVYEEDPTVKKLEEKAATLMGKEAALFVTSGTMGNLIAIMTHCDVRGSEAYCGEESHTILHEQGGAAQLGGVTLCPLPNNPDGSFDLALLRNKLRNDRLHEPISKLVIVENTINGKIVPQDWIIELAGLAKSCDLKLHLDGARIWNVVTASNVSAKDLVSVFDSVTFCLSKGLGAPIGSLLCGNKCFIKKARRIRKVLGGGMRQVGIIAAAGLVALEEIVPLLKEDHKRAALIARAINDLNSETFTVDEKTVQTNIVFVNIRSKFITSVNFAERLLQVQEDVEDDRIMIKCLPLTRTTVRFVLYHEITDTMLEAVIRKITYVIRSMDVNE is encoded by the exons ATGTCCGACATTTCAAAAGGATACTGGTTTTTCGAAACGTCCGACatggagaaaaaa TATACCGTTGTTGATTTACGAAGCGATACACTTACCAAACCGACTAAAGCGATGCGACTTGCTATGTTCAACGCAGAAGTAGGAGATGACGTTTACGAGGAAGATCCGAcagtaaaaa aattagaagaaaaggCTGCGACATTGATGGGAAAAGAAGCTGCGCTTTTCGTTACTTCCGGGACAATGGGAAATTTAATCGCCA TTATGACTCACTGCGACGTACGTGGAAGCGAGGCTTATTGCGGCGAGGAATCTCATACGATTTTACACGAGCAAGGTGGTGCTGCTCAATTAGGAGGTGTAACTTTATGTCCTTTACCAAATAACCCTGACGGAAGCTTCGATCTAGCATTACTTCGAAATAAACTTCGTAACGATAGATTGCACGAACCGATCTCGAAATTGGTAATCGTAGAAAATACGATTAATGGTAAGATCGTACCACAGGATTGGATCATAGAATTGGCTGGATTAGCCAAATCTTGCGATCTTAAATTACATTTAGATGGAGCAAGAATATGGAATGTTGTAACGGCATCTAACGTGTCGGCTAAAGATCTCGTGTCCGTATTCGATTCGGTCACGTTTTGTTTAAGCAAGGGTTTGGGGGCACCGATCGGTTCCTTATTATGCGGAAACAAATGCTTCATCAAGAAAGCAAGGAGAATACGAAAGGTTTTAGGTGGAGGAATGAGACAGGTTGGTATTATCGCGGCTGCTGGACTCGTGGCTCTAGAAGAAATCGTACCTTTGTTGAAAGAAGACCATAAAAGAGCAGCTCTCATCGCACGAGCGATCAACGATTTAAACTCCGAAACGTTCACCGTCGACGAGAAAACTGTACAGACAAATATagtttttgtaaatatacgtTCTAAATTCATAACTTCGGTGAATTTTGCAGAAAGGCTTCTACAAGTTCAAGAGGATGTGGAGGACGAtcgaataatgataaaatgttTGCCTCTAACGAGAACGACCGTTAGATTTGTCTTATACCATGAAATTACCGACACGATGCTGGAAGCGGTCATACGTAAAATCACCTACGTTATCAGAAGTATGGATGTGAACGAATAG
- the LOC122637549 gene encoding probable low-specificity L-threonine aldolase 2 isoform X3 yields the protein MKSIIQNVRHFKRILVFRNVRHGEKIMTHCDVRGSEAYCGEESHTILHEQGGAAQLGGVTLCPLPNNPDGSFDLALLRNKLRNDRLHEPISKLVIVENTINGKIVPQDWIIELAGLAKSCDLKLHLDGARIWNVVTASNVSAKDLVSVFDSVTFCLSKGLGAPIGSLLCGNKCFIKKARRIRKVLGGGMRQVGIIAAAGLVALEEIVPLLKEDHKRAALIARAINDLNSETFTVDEKTVQTNIVFVNIRSKFITSVNFAERLLQVQEDVEDDRIMIKCLPLTRTTVRFVLYHEITDTMLEAVIRKITYVIRSMDVNE from the exons ATGAAAAGTATCATACAAAATGTCCGACATTTCAAAAGGATACTGGTTTTTCGAAACGTCCGACatggagaaaaaa TTATGACTCACTGCGACGTACGTGGAAGCGAGGCTTATTGCGGCGAGGAATCTCATACGATTTTACACGAGCAAGGTGGTGCTGCTCAATTAGGAGGTGTAACTTTATGTCCTTTACCAAATAACCCTGACGGAAGCTTCGATCTAGCATTACTTCGAAATAAACTTCGTAACGATAGATTGCACGAACCGATCTCGAAATTGGTAATCGTAGAAAATACGATTAATGGTAAGATCGTACCACAGGATTGGATCATAGAATTGGCTGGATTAGCCAAATCTTGCGATCTTAAATTACATTTAGATGGAGCAAGAATATGGAATGTTGTAACGGCATCTAACGTGTCGGCTAAAGATCTCGTGTCCGTATTCGATTCGGTCACGTTTTGTTTAAGCAAGGGTTTGGGGGCACCGATCGGTTCCTTATTATGCGGAAACAAATGCTTCATCAAGAAAGCAAGGAGAATACGAAAGGTTTTAGGTGGAGGAATGAGACAGGTTGGTATTATCGCGGCTGCTGGACTCGTGGCTCTAGAAGAAATCGTACCTTTGTTGAAAGAAGACCATAAAAGAGCAGCTCTCATCGCACGAGCGATCAACGATTTAAACTCCGAAACGTTCACCGTCGACGAGAAAACTGTACAGACAAATATagtttttgtaaatatacgtTCTAAATTCATAACTTCGGTGAATTTTGCAGAAAGGCTTCTACAAGTTCAAGAGGATGTGGAGGACGAtcgaataatgataaaatgttTGCCTCTAACGAGAACGACCGTTAGATTTGTCTTATACCATGAAATTACCGACACGATGCTGGAAGCGGTCATACGTAAAATCACCTACGTTATCAGAAGTATGGATGTGAACGAATAG
- the LOC122637549 gene encoding probable low-specificity L-threonine aldolase 2 isoform X2: protein MRLAMFNAEVGDDVYEEDPTVKKLEEKAATLMGKEAALFVTSGTMGNLIAIMTHCDVRGSEAYCGEESHTILHEQGGAAQLGGVTLCPLPNNPDGSFDLALLRNKLRNDRLHEPISKLVIVENTINGKIVPQDWIIELAGLAKSCDLKLHLDGARIWNVVTASNVSAKDLVSVFDSVTFCLSKGLGAPIGSLLCGNKCFIKKARRIRKVLGGGMRQVGIIAAAGLVALEEIVPLLKEDHKRAALIARAINDLNSETFTVDEKTVQTNIVFVNIRSKFITSVNFAERLLQVQEDVEDDRIMIKCLPLTRTTVRFVLYHEITDTMLEAVIRKITYVIRSMDVNE from the exons ATGCGACTTGCTATGTTCAACGCAGAAGTAGGAGATGACGTTTACGAGGAAGATCCGAcagtaaaaa aattagaagaaaaggCTGCGACATTGATGGGAAAAGAAGCTGCGCTTTTCGTTACTTCCGGGACAATGGGAAATTTAATCGCCA TTATGACTCACTGCGACGTACGTGGAAGCGAGGCTTATTGCGGCGAGGAATCTCATACGATTTTACACGAGCAAGGTGGTGCTGCTCAATTAGGAGGTGTAACTTTATGTCCTTTACCAAATAACCCTGACGGAAGCTTCGATCTAGCATTACTTCGAAATAAACTTCGTAACGATAGATTGCACGAACCGATCTCGAAATTGGTAATCGTAGAAAATACGATTAATGGTAAGATCGTACCACAGGATTGGATCATAGAATTGGCTGGATTAGCCAAATCTTGCGATCTTAAATTACATTTAGATGGAGCAAGAATATGGAATGTTGTAACGGCATCTAACGTGTCGGCTAAAGATCTCGTGTCCGTATTCGATTCGGTCACGTTTTGTTTAAGCAAGGGTTTGGGGGCACCGATCGGTTCCTTATTATGCGGAAACAAATGCTTCATCAAGAAAGCAAGGAGAATACGAAAGGTTTTAGGTGGAGGAATGAGACAGGTTGGTATTATCGCGGCTGCTGGACTCGTGGCTCTAGAAGAAATCGTACCTTTGTTGAAAGAAGACCATAAAAGAGCAGCTCTCATCGCACGAGCGATCAACGATTTAAACTCCGAAACGTTCACCGTCGACGAGAAAACTGTACAGACAAATATagtttttgtaaatatacgtTCTAAATTCATAACTTCGGTGAATTTTGCAGAAAGGCTTCTACAAGTTCAAGAGGATGTGGAGGACGAtcgaataatgataaaatgttTGCCTCTAACGAGAACGACCGTTAGATTTGTCTTATACCATGAAATTACCGACACGATGCTGGAAGCGGTCATACGTAAAATCACCTACGTTATCAGAAGTATGGATGTGAACGAATAG